The Lactuca sativa cultivar Salinas chromosome 2, Lsat_Salinas_v11, whole genome shotgun sequence genome includes the window GACTTGGGCTAGGTGAGCATTTTTAGGTTTTGAAATATTTAAGGCCTGCatctggtcctcccagtcaaataACTGAGCAACCATAGCTTTCTTGTTGTTGACCTGAGCACCTCCCCGATTGTTTCCCATCGCAACCATTGTCCTGTCGTTGTTCAATCTTCGATCTGGCATCGggcactcacgagcaaaatgacaTGGCTCGTGACAATTGAAACATCGTAGCTTCCCCTTGTTGAACCCTACCTTCTTATCGGCACTCATACCCTAGTTGTTCTTCCCGGTCTTCTTAACAAACTGCTTCGCCCTGAAAACTGTCATAGCAATTTTCCATGTTATATCCTTTTCTTCCACGTCTTCTGGATGAATCTGATCCAGATCAGCAAACGACAGTTGTGGTGGAAGATCTCtagctacaagagcattgtagcagTTAACAAGTCCTGTGGCGagagcaagattttcatcacACTCCTTAGCACTTGAGGAAGAAGCCCCATTAGAAGAAGAAGCAACTTGAGAGGCAAAACATGATTGGTTCTGAGGAAGAGGCATGGATGATGCAGCAGGAAGTGAAGTTGCTGATGAAGTGGGAAAGGATTGAGTCTGAACTTGGTGAACAACATAAGGTTGACCTGTAGAGGGAAAAgtgagagatgaaagagcattgttagatgaAATTCCAATATTTGCAGCTGAGTACGAATTCACATGGTTTATCTCCCGCTGTTTATCGTCAATATCACACGCCTTGATGATTgccatcacttcagcaagagTAAGGCGATTTAGGTCTTTGGTCTTCTTGATAACggctacattcatatcccatgacttTAGAAGggcatttagtagcttcttgtttatttCATACTTCGTCAAGAAGATTCCAGCTATGCTCATCTTATTGGTGAGAGTTGTGAATCGTTGAAGTTGTGCCTCCAGGGTCTCAAAcgtaattgaacatgttgaacttttGGCGCAGCATGTCCTGGCGACtctccttcatatcttcattcCCTTCATATACCTCAATTAGGGCTTCACACAAAGCCTTTGCTGAAGTAtactccctaaaaccttgagcTATATCCGGAGACAGGGCCATGGTCAAAGTGGCCAAAGCCCGTTCTTGCTCCTCaaccttctcaaaatcttcatcactGTAATTCTTAATCGTTTTGTCAACCACTTGCCCTGCACCAGTTGTGGTTATTATGACGGGATTCTTGACGatgcttctccaaattttgaagtccttcattttaatgaactTCTCAATTTGGTATTTCCACTCAGGAAAACCATCTGCAGACAAGAGTCTTGGAATGCGAGTAGTTGTGCCCATAACAGAGTCCAGCTCATGGTGATGTGTTTGACTTTGTGAATCCAttgaatttaaataaaaattaaattattttcttaaaaaaattgaGTTTCCGATCAAAACAAGCGTTTACTGGAAAGGGTGTGTTTACGGTCGTGAGTTTGCGGTTCAGAGTTTGCAGTTTTTTAATACGGTTTATGAATCTAAGCTTGCAGTTATTAAAGATGTTTGATTCACGGTTTCAgaactgagtttacggcccaagaaatttcTTGAGCTTGCGGTCGTAAACTGAGTTTGCTGCCATAAACTTTAGGCAGTAAACTCTCAGAACTTCAAGAAATCACGATTTTTGGATTAAACTTGATTCCCCTTTGCAGCAAACACCAACTCCAGTCGTAAACAATGAGGAATATGGCCAAAAACTCAATTGTAGGATGCTTTGACATTggttctgctctgataccaattgtaaggtcctaaaacggatcttaccagtgatcaaacaagcaaaacaatcaataataataaaaatgaagtagaaacagaaatcagaacaagcttgcacacgcttctaTTAATGAAAAATGTCTGGTACAACCTAAGCTATCAATTGCGCGCTATAGCGTTTTGCGGAGGTCAAGAACCGCTATTTTCAGTTTAGCATTTTCATTTCGCGGTACCGCTATTAGCGGCGCTATTCACCGCTATTTACCGTTATTTCAATAACCGTTATAGCGGCGTTATGGGCGCTATTCCATTTTTGTTCACATTTTTGGCCATTTGGTTACTTTTTTCAATGAAAAACTAGTCTTAATGATTTCACTATACTTTCATTTTAAAAAGCCcgaacaaataacataattaaaagcATTCAAAGCAACTACGTCTATCGACAACTCTTTTACTCATCTCTTTTTGTACTCACGCCAACTTGAGTTGCCATGTTCACACTCCATTAATGCTTTTTGTAAATCGATCCACGCCTATGAGGCCACGACATGGGACTTAATTCCTTAAATCAACCACGGCCTACTAATACGATATTGAATCCGTGCAATCCAATTAAACTCGATTTGACACTTTTACACTACCTAGTttccatattaatataatagaatattatgttatgttttatatgacTTTTTAGGTTTGATGATATTAATTTTATATACACTTATAGTATTAATACTCAAATATATAAattctatataaatataatataaaattataaattatacataatattaaAAAACCGCTATATCACCGCTATACCACCGCGATAACCGCGATCTCAAATAGCGGCATGTGACTGCTATTGAAATTTTGACTGCGATAACTGCATAGGGTACAACTTGTCTATAGCAGCCGTGAACTCTGTGAcatcaacaaccattaaatgaCCTAACTAGCATCTATATATAGTCGACTTGGGCTGACTTTGGGTTTACGGACTTAAACaaacttacggccgtaaactactaTCAACACTACCAAAACTGCATATCAACACAAAAGAATCTATTACaacgaaagcctagaccaaaccattaattggACCTAACTGCCACATGGGAACAATAAGTAGTCCTCTTTTCCAaattttgtcattttctttaaagAGACTGCTGACATGTCATGTTCCAGCTATTTCACCAGCACCCTAATCCTTCCAGTAGTAAATGGGCCTACAGTGGGTCTCATGCTCACACATATGGCACTTTTCTTTACATCTATAGTTGGTATTTAAtgtaatatttttctttttatccaatattatataaattattttcTTAAACGATAGAATCATTAGATATATCAGAGatgattttgaaaaatatttacaTGCATATTTTGACAAGCTCGAAGTTAAAGATCATTTAAACGTTTTTAATTCTACTTTTTCCAAAGTCTCTACTCCTTTCATGGTAATACTTCACTACCTGAATATAAATTCAATAATTGATTGAGAGCTTCAAAAAACAAACACTTGATATGCTTTAAATACCAAGAAGAATGTGAACATGTAGAGACTTCACCACAAAAATAATATGCTCATGGTAAGTAATGTATTCATTTTTTCTTAAGTAggttttcatgtttttttcttcAATATATCGAATGCCTAATCTTGGGAATACAGGTCCATTTATGAATCTAAGTTATCATCTATAAGTCATTATATACTTACTATTAAAAAaagcgttatatatatatatatatatatatatatatatatatatatatatatatatatatatatatatatatatatatatatatatatatatatatatatatatatatatatatatatatatatatatatatatatatttaatgttaAGATTTTTGTGTGGATTAATTTGTTTTGTTAATTCCAAGATGTGTGTTTTCATTAAAGTGACAATTAGATTTTGTGTTCTCTCTATTTCTATTACAACAATATGCTTTAAAAAGACTATCAGTTTATAGCATGTTACTTACATTATGAATCAAAGCATGAAGCTATAAATGGatatgtttttgaaaagtcaaCAAATCAACTGATATAAGTATCAAATACTCATTTTATTACGCTTGTAATGGTTCGTTGATTGGTTTTCTAAAACTTTGTGGTTCAGTATTTCAAACAGAAGTACAACATTCATCTCCGATTTCCATATCTTACAGCAATCCAAGCTAAAAACTACATATTTACTAATAGATGtatgtttatttatatattatatttatttggaaTGAATGGGCAAAGGAACTAACCCATTAGTAACCCCTTATGTTTCTCACAAGTACAAATCCCAGGTTCtcaaatttcttcaaaatgaATGAACTTTTTATTTATTGGTGACTTTTGTTTGTTGTTGCAGATCATGTGCATAAATCCATTAATACATTATCTATATCAACTCATCTACTGACTCAATTTACAACTGGTGTCATTGCTTTGTCATTGCTTTATAGGAACACACTTATTTGGCTAGCAATAAGGACAATGTATAATATTTGTTACATAACTCCCATTTTATGTaaagaaatacaagtacattgctattatgagAAAAAGTATTGCAAGGATGTTGCAACTATGTGTATAGAAATGtaagtacattgttattatgggtaaataaaatacaaaaaaaaaaaaaaaaaaatccgacCCGTGCAACGTATAGGTCTTTTTACTAGTTATGATTAATTTATTAAATGTCAACTAAGCATTTCATCTCAttcaatcattttattaaactatgtattatatatatatatatatatatatatatatatatatatatatatatatatatatatatatatcctcttcATACCAAGATCACCATGCATTACATTCCTTCATTTTCATtaatatataaagaaaatatgCAATTCTAACTCTCTATCTATATACTCATCACAATGAATATTCTGAAAATTAACCCATCCCAATCATTTTGGACGAATCACCTAGATGGATCCCATATCATAGAAGACTTTTTGATAAAGACATCACTTAACATGGCATGTGAGACCAATGTTTTTAGTGCCGAAACAAAGACATATTGAACAATGATACAAAAATTCACCAAAAAAGAGAAACATCTCATCTTTAAAGACTCCATGTTGTTTGATGGTATAATGTTACGAATGAGTACTTCAATTATCTATGTTTTATAGATTAATAAAAGGTCACAAACTTAgtgcattaattttttttacaatagATATGAATTAATATATTACTAATAATAtttgtatttttaaaagaaaaaaaataacttGTGAATTcttttgaacttttttttttttaactcaatGAATCAAGCATTAATGTATTTGTTTTCAATGTAAATCACTTTATTTGCGCGTTTTGAGTACCAAGTTGTTACTTTTAAGTTACCAACTTTTTTTAAGGCAATTTGCGAAACCGTATAATAAATATCGATAAAATAACACCTCTCTCATAATTACTTTTGTTCTTCTAAAACCCCAAAAAGGAAACGTCTCCCCCTTCGTACATTTTACTATAAATCAGAAACAACCCATCTTACATGCTTCACCATGCATAAGTCTCCCGTTTCTTACCTTTTCCACAAAAACTGAACTTTGAATCTGAAAACGAATTTCGAAGAAGTCATTATCAAATTGAAGTTAGCTTTTGGAGCCTTTTCAAAAGATTATCAGTAAGAAATGCTCTTAACTAATATTGATAAATGCTATCACTTATGACTAACTTCATTCGTTATTGACTTTAATTTGTCTCAATCCTATGATTCTTGATAGAACAATGGAACCTTCAAGATTCCTTCTTCTGTTATGTATGTGGATGGTGATGTTGAAATCACGTGCTGATCTCCCCGGCACGTGGGAACTACTGGTGGACGACGCCAGAATCGCCTCCATGCACACCGTCGTTACCCGGTTCAACACCGTCGTCCTTCTTGACCACACCAATTACAGCCCTAATTCCAAAGCTGACTGCCAATTAGACCCGGAACATCCCGTTTTCAAACCCGACTGCTATTCCCAATCTTCCATTCTCGATCTTACAACCAAAAAGGTCCGACCATTGTTCACCACCCTCACCGATACATGGTGTTCTTCAGGACAGTTTATGCCGGACGGAATCCTCCTGCAAACCGGCGGCTTCAATGATGGGTTCCAAAAGATACGTAAGTTCACTCCATGCGAGGGTATAGAGTCGTGTGATTGGGAAGAACTTGATGATAAAGTATTAGCAGAAGGTAGATGGTATGCAAGCAATCAAATACTACCCAACGGATCAGTGATCATCGTTGGTGGTCGTGGCGCCAATAGTGTTGAGCTTTTTCCTTCACAAGGTGGCGGAGCTTTGAATTTCCCATTTCTTGCAGAAGCAGAAGATATCCAGTCCGACAATATTTACCCTTACGTTCATCTTCTTCCCAATGGCCACTTGTTTGTGTTCGCCAACAATATATCAGTGTTATACGATTACACGAATAACGTTATACTGAAACGATACCCTGCATTGATCGGTGGCCCACGTAATTACCCCTCCGCAGGGTCATCGGTGATGCTTCCATTGAGAGGGGATTACCTTACAGCCACCGTCGTCATCTGTGGTGGAGCACAATATGGAGCATTCCATGAACGGAAGACTAATGCCACAGCTCGCAGGAGCTGCGCTCGGATCGAAGCAACCGGAGAAGACCCAGTTTGGGAATTGGAAGCGATGCCATTTGCTCGGATTATGGGAGATATGGTGATTCTTCCTGCCGGTGATGTTTTGATTATAAACGGAGCAGAAGCAGGTAGTCAAGGGTTTGAATTAGCAACAAAACCTTGTTTATATCCAGTTCTTTATAAACCAGATGAATCCAAGGGTCTTCGTTTTGTGACGTTAACCCCTACTTCAGTGGCTAGAATGTATCACTCAACGGCTAATCTTCTTCCCGACGGGAGGGTTCTGGTCGCCGGAAGTAACACACATGATTTCTACAACTTAACAGCTGAGTTCCCTACAGAATTAAGGATCGAAGCTTTTTCGCCGGACTATTTGACACCGGAGAAAGCTGATGTTAGACCGACAATCGTCGAGTTGCCGGAAAGGATACAGTACGGCGGAGGTTTCGATATATTGGTGAGTGGGAAGTTTCTGGAGGTGAGGCTGATGGAGGTGAATATTGCGAGTGCACCTTTTGTTACGCATTCTTTCTCACAGGGGCAGAGGCTAGTGAAGCTAACAGTGACAGTGTCAGCGGCGGAGGATCCGGAGGATGAAGTGGGGTTGTATAGATTAACATGTACGGCGCCACCGGACGGAAGGGTAGCACCGCCGGGATATTACATGGTGTTTGCCGTTAACATGGGTGTACCAAGTGTCGCAAAATGGGTGCAGTTGCTTTAACGTTAGCCGATGGAGAATCATGAGTGgataaactgaattagggctttgtttttgactttttttcaATTTGAAGTATCTTCTTGTACGTAGATTGAGACAGGATAAAATAATTATTTCTATTTTAAAGTCGTTATATTGAGTTACTAAATGTTGGTAAAAATGATtattgtatatacatatataaacaaataCGTGCATTACACATTTACACACCTATTTTTTTTGTGGATTGTGGAGT containing:
- the LOC111887803 gene encoding aldehyde oxidase GLOX, whose amino-acid sequence is MEPSRFLLLLCMWMVMLKSRADLPGTWELLVDDARIASMHTVVTRFNTVVLLDHTNYSPNSKADCQLDPEHPVFKPDCYSQSSILDLTTKKVRPLFTTLTDTWCSSGQFMPDGILLQTGGFNDGFQKIRKFTPCEGIESCDWEELDDKVLAEGRWYASNQILPNGSVIIVGGRGANSVELFPSQGGGALNFPFLAEAEDIQSDNIYPYVHLLPNGHLFVFANNISVLYDYTNNVILKRYPALIGGPRNYPSAGSSVMLPLRGDYLTATVVICGGAQYGAFHERKTNATARRSCARIEATGEDPVWELEAMPFARIMGDMVILPAGDVLIINGAEAGSQGFELATKPCLYPVLYKPDESKGLRFVTLTPTSVARMYHSTANLLPDGRVLVAGSNTHDFYNLTAEFPTELRIEAFSPDYLTPEKADVRPTIVELPERIQYGGGFDILVSGKFLEVRLMEVNIASAPFVTHSFSQGQRLVKLTVTVSAAEDPEDEVGLYRLTCTAPPDGRVAPPGYYMVFAVNMGVPSVAKWVQLL